From Skermanella sp. TT6, a single genomic window includes:
- the irrA gene encoding iron response transcriptional regulator IrrA has protein sequence MTGTRPFKHVLDRLQQAGLRPTRQRLALARLLFDKADRHVTAEQLHGEATDAEVRVSLATVYNTLHQFTDAGLLREVVVEAGRSYFDTNVADHHHFFFEGSGNLQDIPSESVTVAHLPQAPAGTKVARVDVIIRLMPEDPAAG, from the coding sequence ATGACTGGAACACGCCCCTTCAAGCACGTCCTGGACCGGCTACAGCAAGCCGGCCTTCGCCCGACGCGGCAGCGGCTGGCACTTGCCCGCCTCCTGTTCGACAAGGCCGACCGCCACGTCACGGCCGAACAGCTCCACGGCGAGGCGACCGATGCCGAGGTAAGGGTATCGCTGGCGACCGTCTACAACACGCTGCACCAATTCACCGACGCGGGATTGCTGCGCGAGGTGGTGGTCGAGGCGGGGCGTTCCTATTTCGACACCAACGTGGCCGATCACCATCACTTCTTCTTCGAAGGGTCGGGCAATCTCCAGGACATCCCGAGCGAGAGCGTGACCGTCGCCCACCTGCCCCAGGCGCCCGCAGGGACCAAGGTGGCGCGGGTCGACGTGATCATCCGCCTGATGCCGGAAGACCCGGCGGCGGGCTGA
- a CDS encoding YciI family protein, protein MHFIITCTDKQGSGDVRAANRTAHLAYLESFGDKIFAAGPTLTDDGSAMTGSVLIVEFDDRAGAERFSADDPYAKAGLFESVTIRPWRKVLPKAPA, encoded by the coding sequence ATGCATTTCATCATCACCTGCACCGACAAGCAGGGCAGCGGAGACGTCCGCGCGGCCAACCGCACCGCCCACCTGGCCTATCTGGAGAGCTTCGGCGACAAGATCTTCGCCGCAGGCCCGACGCTGACCGACGACGGCAGCGCCATGACCGGCAGCGTGCTGATCGTCGAGTTCGACGACCGCGCCGGCGCCGAGCGCTTCTCCGCCGACGACCCCTACGCCAAGGCCGGTCTGTTCGAGAGCGTAACGATCCGGCCCTGGCGCAAGGTCCTGCCGAAGGCGCCCGCCTGA
- a CDS encoding NAD(P)H-dependent glycerol-3-phosphate dehydrogenase, producing MTAADVQPFARVGVIGAGAWGTAIALAALRAGREAVLWAREPDIVETMRRRRENTRYLPGIPLDPALGLTGDLAEAAAADVLMLVTPAQHLRAACARLAPTAAAGTPVVLCAKGVELATGCLMSEAAEAELPGHPIAVLSGPTFATEVARGQPTAVTLAIGDPALGTRLVETLGSRSFRPYLSDDVTGAQIGGAVKNVLAIACGIIEGKRLGDNARAALITRGLAEITRLALALGARPETLTGLSGLGDLTLTCTSHQSRNMSLGAALGQGRPLAEILGERHSVAEGVHTAAAVGALAARKGVDMPICQAVDAILNRGADIDATIAALMARPFRIEGR from the coding sequence ATGACCGCTGCCGATGTCCAGCCTTTCGCCCGAGTCGGCGTGATCGGGGCCGGCGCCTGGGGCACCGCGATTGCGCTGGCGGCGCTGCGCGCGGGCCGCGAGGCCGTCTTGTGGGCCCGCGAGCCGGACATCGTGGAGACGATGCGGCGGCGGCGCGAGAACACCCGCTACCTGCCCGGGATCCCGCTGGACCCCGCGCTGGGCCTGACCGGCGACTTGGCGGAGGCCGCGGCGGCCGACGTGCTGATGCTGGTGACCCCGGCGCAGCACCTGCGCGCCGCCTGCGCCCGGCTGGCCCCTACCGCGGCGGCCGGCACGCCGGTCGTGCTGTGCGCCAAGGGGGTCGAGCTCGCGACCGGCTGCCTGATGAGCGAGGCCGCCGAGGCGGAACTGCCCGGGCATCCGATCGCGGTGCTGTCCGGCCCGACCTTCGCCACCGAGGTGGCGCGCGGCCAGCCGACCGCGGTCACGCTGGCGATCGGCGATCCTGCCCTGGGCACGCGCCTGGTCGAGACGCTGGGCAGCCGCAGCTTCCGGCCGTACCTGTCGGACGACGTGACCGGCGCGCAGATCGGCGGCGCCGTCAAGAACGTGCTGGCCATCGCCTGCGGCATCATCGAGGGGAAGCGGTTGGGCGACAATGCGCGCGCCGCGCTGATCACCCGCGGATTGGCCGAGATCACCCGCCTGGCCCTGGCGCTGGGCGCCCGGCCGGAGACGCTGACCGGCCTGTCCGGCCTGGGCGACCTGACGCTGACCTGCACCAGCCACCAGTCGCGCAACATGTCCCTGGGCGCGGCGCTGGGGCAGGGACGGCCGCTGGCCGAGATCCTGGGCGAGCGCCATTCGGTCGCCGAGGGCGTCCACACCGCCGCGGCCGTCGGCGCGCTCGCCGCGCGCAAGGGGGTGGACATGCCGATCTGCCAGGCGGTGGACGCCATCCTCAACCGCGGGGCCGATATCGACGCGACGATCGCGGCCCTGATGGCTCGGCCGTTTCGCATCGAGGGCCGGTAG
- a CDS encoding Rieske (2Fe-2S) protein, translating into MPEELCRLEDIPDGTGRGFTLRADGTAAGSAPLDILVVRQGDRVVGYVNSCPHARSPLDWTPDRFMSLDGRHIQCATHGALFEIGTGLCVGGPCIGSFLTPVAVTTRDGRVIVPDRTIGSAGASK; encoded by the coding sequence ATGCCGGAAGAGCTCTGCCGCCTGGAGGACATCCCCGACGGCACCGGACGCGGCTTCACGCTGCGCGCGGACGGTACCGCCGCGGGATCGGCGCCGCTCGACATCCTGGTCGTGCGGCAGGGCGACAGGGTGGTGGGCTACGTCAATTCATGCCCGCACGCACGGTCGCCGCTGGACTGGACGCCCGACCGCTTCATGAGCCTGGACGGACGCCATATCCAGTGCGCCACCCACGGCGCGCTGTTCGAGATCGGGACGGGGCTCTGCGTCGGCGGACCCTGCATCGGCAGTTTCCTGACACCCGTGGCGGTCACGACGAGGGACGGCCGGGTCATCGTCCCGGACCGCACGATCGGATCGGCCGGAGCTTCGAAATGA
- a CDS encoding EVE domain-containing protein encodes MAYWLVKSEPFKYSWDRMVADGVTHWDGVRNHQASNNLKAMRLGDRAFFYHSNEGLEIVGVVEIAREYYPDPGDEAGRFGMVDVRPVVPAATPVTLKQMKADPVLADMALIRQSRLSVCPVTDTQWRHICRLAGIDA; translated from the coding sequence ATGGCCTACTGGCTGGTGAAATCCGAGCCCTTCAAATATTCCTGGGACCGGATGGTCGCGGACGGCGTCACCCACTGGGACGGCGTCCGCAACCACCAGGCGTCCAACAACCTCAAGGCCATGCGCCTGGGGGACCGGGCCTTCTTCTACCATTCCAACGAGGGGCTGGAGATCGTCGGCGTGGTCGAGATCGCGCGGGAATACTATCCCGATCCTGGTGACGAGGCGGGCCGATTCGGCATGGTGGACGTCAGGCCCGTGGTCCCCGCCGCGACGCCGGTGACGCTGAAGCAGATGAAGGCCGATCCCGTCCTCGCCGACATGGCGCTTATCCGGCAGTCCCGCCTGTCGGTCTGCCCGGTCACCGATACCCAATGGCGGCATATCTGCCGGCTGGCCGGGATCGATGCCTGA
- a CDS encoding SH3 domain-containing protein, whose translation MISAARFGILAICFGALLLPATLSAPEALAQEPESVPGMAPPTGLPVPRFVSLRSAEVNVRTGPGTRYPVEWVFVKRDIPVEITAEFDTWRRIRDWEGTEGWVHQSMLSGKRAMIVTGGVRVLRRAAGDAAAGLAKVEPGVAGKLLRCEQAWCEVNVDGYRGWLQRSEFWGVYPAESIE comes from the coding sequence ATGATATCTGCCGCCCGTTTCGGCATTCTCGCCATCTGCTTCGGCGCCCTGCTGCTGCCCGCCACGCTTTCCGCTCCCGAGGCGCTCGCGCAGGAGCCCGAGTCGGTCCCCGGCATGGCTCCTCCGACGGGCCTGCCGGTTCCGCGCTTCGTCTCGCTCCGCTCGGCGGAAGTCAACGTGCGGACCGGGCCGGGCACGCGCTACCCAGTGGAATGGGTCTTCGTGAAGCGTGACATCCCGGTGGAGATCACCGCCGAGTTCGACACCTGGAGACGCATCCGCGACTGGGAAGGCACCGAGGGCTGGGTCCACCAGAGCATGCTGTCGGGCAAGCGCGCCATGATCGTCACGGGCGGCGTGCGCGTGCTGCGCCGCGCCGCCGGCGATGCCGCGGCGGGCCTCGCCAAGGTGGAGCCCGGCGTCGCCGGCAAGCTGCTGCGCTGCGAACAGGCCTGGTGCGAGGTCAATGTCGACGGCTACCGCGGCTGGCTCCAGCGGTCCGAATTCTGGGGCGTCTATCCGGCCGAATCCATCGAGTAG
- the acs gene encoding acetate--CoA ligase — MNTTPNTTPSTFPPPEAVAKSAWVDAEGYARMYEQSVKDPEAFWGEHGKRIDWMRPYTKIKDVSFTGDVHIRWFFDGTLNVSANCIDRHLADKADQTAIIWEGDNPAESKHITYRELHEQVCRLANVLKAKGVKKGDRVTIYLPMIPEAAYAMLACARIGAMHSIVFGGFSPDSLRDRLVDCDSHLLITADEGLRGGRKVPLKKNADEALKESPNVKTQIVVRRTGGEVAWTEGRDFWYDEEIAKVSADCPPEEMSAEDPLFILYTSGSTGKPKGVLHTTGGYLVYASMTHQYVFDYKPGEVYWCTADVGWVTGHSYIVYGPLANGATTLMFEGIPNYPSVSRFWEVIDKHNVSIFYTAPTAIRALMREGEAPVKKTSRKSLRILGSVGEPINPEAWLWYHKVVGDERCPIVDTFWQTETGGILISPLPGATTAKPGSATLPFFGVQPVVVDNDGKLLEGETEGNLCMADSWPGQMRTVFGDHARFVQTYFSTFEGKYFTGDGCRRDADGYYWITGRVDDVINVSGHRMGTAEIESALVAHPKVAEAAVVGYPHDLKGQGIYAYVTLNAGEHPSDELRKELVTWVRKEIGPIATPDLIQWAPGLPKTRSGKIMRRILRKIAANEHEALGDTSTLADPNVVTELVDNRMNHG, encoded by the coding sequence ATGAACACAACGCCGAACACGACTCCCAGCACCTTCCCGCCTCCCGAAGCTGTTGCGAAGTCGGCCTGGGTCGATGCCGAAGGCTACGCCCGGATGTACGAGCAGTCGGTCAAGGATCCGGAGGCTTTCTGGGGCGAGCATGGCAAGCGCATCGACTGGATGCGCCCCTACACCAAGATCAAGGACGTCAGCTTCACCGGCGACGTCCATATCCGGTGGTTCTTCGACGGTACGCTGAACGTCAGCGCCAACTGCATCGACCGCCACCTCGCCGACAAGGCCGACCAGACCGCGATCATCTGGGAAGGCGACAACCCGGCCGAAAGCAAGCACATCACCTACCGCGAACTGCATGAGCAGGTCTGCCGGCTGGCCAACGTGCTGAAGGCCAAGGGCGTCAAGAAGGGCGACCGGGTCACCATCTACCTGCCGATGATCCCCGAGGCCGCCTACGCCATGCTGGCCTGCGCCCGCATCGGCGCCATGCATTCCATCGTGTTCGGCGGCTTCTCGCCCGACAGCCTGCGCGACCGCTTGGTCGATTGCGACAGCCACCTGCTGATCACCGCGGACGAGGGCCTGCGCGGCGGCCGGAAGGTGCCGCTGAAGAAGAACGCCGACGAGGCGCTGAAGGAGTCGCCGAACGTCAAGACCCAGATCGTCGTCCGCCGCACCGGCGGCGAGGTCGCGTGGACCGAGGGCCGCGACTTCTGGTACGACGAGGAGATCGCCAAGGTCTCGGCCGACTGCCCGCCGGAGGAGATGAGCGCGGAAGACCCGCTGTTCATCCTCTACACCTCCGGCTCGACCGGCAAGCCCAAGGGCGTGCTTCACACCACCGGCGGCTATCTGGTCTATGCGTCGATGACGCACCAGTACGTGTTCGACTACAAGCCGGGCGAGGTCTACTGGTGCACGGCCGACGTGGGCTGGGTCACCGGCCACTCCTACATCGTCTACGGGCCGCTCGCCAACGGCGCCACGACCCTGATGTTCGAGGGCATCCCGAACTATCCGTCTGTGTCGCGCTTCTGGGAAGTGATCGACAAGCACAACGTCTCGATCTTCTACACGGCGCCGACCGCCATCCGTGCCCTGATGCGCGAGGGCGAGGCCCCGGTCAAGAAGACCAGCCGCAAGTCGCTGCGCATCCTGGGCTCGGTCGGCGAGCCGATCAATCCCGAGGCCTGGCTGTGGTACCACAAGGTGGTCGGCGACGAGCGCTGCCCGATCGTGGACACCTTCTGGCAGACCGAGACCGGCGGCATCCTGATCTCGCCGCTGCCGGGCGCCACCACGGCCAAGCCCGGTTCGGCCACGTTGCCGTTCTTCGGCGTCCAGCCGGTCGTCGTGGACAATGACGGCAAGCTGCTGGAAGGCGAGACGGAAGGCAACCTGTGCATGGCCGACAGCTGGCCCGGCCAGATGCGCACCGTGTTCGGCGACCATGCCCGGTTCGTCCAGACCTACTTCTCGACCTTCGAGGGCAAGTACTTCACCGGTGACGGCTGCCGCCGCGACGCCGACGGGTACTACTGGATCACCGGCCGCGTCGACGACGTGATCAACGTGTCCGGCCACCGCATGGGCACCGCCGAGATCGAGAGCGCGCTGGTCGCCCATCCCAAGGTCGCCGAGGCCGCTGTCGTGGGTTACCCGCACGACCTCAAGGGCCAGGGCATCTACGCCTACGTCACGCTGAACGCCGGCGAGCATCCGAGCGACGAGCTGCGCAAGGAACTGGTGACCTGGGTCCGCAAGGAGATCGGCCCGATCGCCACGCCGGACCTGATCCAGTGGGCCCCGGGCCTGCCGAAGACCCGGTCCGGCAAGATCATGCGCCGTATCCTGCGCAAGATCGCCGCGAACGAGCACGAGGCGCTGGGCGACACCTCCACGCTGGCCGACCCCAACGTGGTCACCGAGCTGGTCGACAACCGGATGAACCACGGCTGA
- a CDS encoding rubrerythrin family protein, which translates to MSLSGSRTEQNLKAAFASESQANRRYLYFAQQADVEGFHDAAAAFRTTAEGETGHAHGHLEFLQEVGDPATGKPIGTTRQNLAAAIAGETFEAAEMYLTMARTAREEGFDEVADWFETLAKAEKAHAARFQKVLDRLE; encoded by the coding sequence ATGTCGCTCTCGGGGTCCAGGACGGAACAGAACCTGAAGGCGGCCTTCGCCAGCGAGAGCCAGGCGAACCGGCGTTATCTCTATTTCGCCCAGCAGGCCGACGTAGAGGGCTTCCACGACGCCGCCGCCGCGTTCCGGACGACGGCCGAGGGGGAGACCGGGCACGCCCACGGGCATCTCGAATTCCTCCAGGAGGTCGGGGACCCGGCCACCGGGAAACCGATCGGCACCACCCGGCAGAACCTGGCCGCCGCCATCGCGGGCGAGACCTTCGAGGCCGCCGAGATGTACCTGACGATGGCGCGCACCGCCCGCGAGGAAGGCTTCGACGAGGTCGCCGACTGGTTCGAAACGCTCGCGAAGGCGGAGAAGGCCCATGCCGCCCGGTTCCAGAAGGTTCTGGACCGGCTGGAGTGA